TGGCTGTGCTCGCCTGGATGATTCCTATCGCTCCGTTTTTGAACTCCACTATCGCCGCGGCTAGGTCTTCGACCTCTATGTCGTGCCCCACCGTGTCGACCTTGGCCCATAGCCTAGCCGGCTCGCCTAAGATCCATACGAGCAGGTCTATCGTGTGGATCGCCTGGTTTATCAACGCCCCGCCTCCCTCGGTGGCCCATCTACCTCGCCATCCGCTTTTCGCGTAGTACTCTTGTGTCCTGTACCACTCGACGACCGCCTCGCCTAGTATCAGCTTACCCAGCCCACCCTTGTCTGCGAGCCCCTTGACGAACCTGTAGGTGTCGCTGAACCTCGACTGCAGGATCACGCCTAATTTGACTCCTTTACGTTCAGCCCGTCTTATGAGCTCGTCGGCCTCCCAGAGGTTTATGCACATCGGCTTGTCGACCAGTACGTTTACACTGTTCTCTATGGCCTCGAGGGCTATGGGAAAGTGCATGTAGTGCGGCACAGATACGGCTAGTATATCAGGCTTTTCTACCCTAAGCATCT
This sequence is a window from Candidatus Bathyarchaeota archaeon. Protein-coding genes within it:
- a CDS encoding Gfo/Idh/MocA family oxidoreductase; translated protein: MSRRLRFSVVGTGVGGGFISGAAMTLAKEGLLELAGVVARNPSKTEAFAKKYGFRSAYTDLNEMLRVEKPDILAVSVPHYMHFPIALEAIENSVNVLVDKPMCINLWEADELIRRAERKGVKLGVILQSRFSDTYRFVKGLADKGGLGKLILGEAVVEWYRTQEYYAKSGWRGRWATEGGGALINQAIHTIDLLVWILGEPARLWAKVDTVGHDIEVEDLAAAIVEFKNGAIGIIQASTATYPGLPTRLEVHGLKGTVIVEGDELKSVQLAEEVEGLKPPTRKTEGLKSWERPEAVPLENHTRLLRDFVEAVIEDRKPYVDGYEGRRSLEVIRAIYRSSSTGKPVNLPLKE